From one Triticum urartu cultivar G1812 chromosome 3, Tu2.1, whole genome shotgun sequence genomic stretch:
- the LOC125544277 gene encoding transcription factor GTE4-like — protein sequence MASQSSPAGAPPGFPKPTNYLPAVDLPRALGRCRMLLDRLLQHEDGWVFAKPVDTYELGLRDYYSIIAEPMDLGTVSRRLELRRYPNLLCFAKDVRRTFSNAMTYNNKGDDVYESAAKLSRIFESGWASILAALPSPLPVAVRRARLKDELPRLPVDLQDKAAIIMKDIGGWIQEVDGRVEVDLDKADEATLDKLEWLLALAAMRKEAGALDNQI from the exons ATGGCGTCCCAAAGCAGCCCGGCCGGAGCGCCGCCCGGTTTCCCTAAACCTACGAACTACCTTCCCGCCGTCGATCTTCCCCGTGCCCTCGGACGCTGCCGCATGCTGCTGGACAGGCTGCTGCAACATGAGGACGGGTGGGTGTTCGCCAAGCCGGTGGATACATACGAACTCGGACTCCGCGACTACTACTCCATCATCGCCGAACCCATGGATCTCGGCACTGTCAGCCGCCGCCTTGAATTGCGTCGCTACCCGAACCTGCTCTGCTTTGCCAAGGATGTCCGGCGTACCTTCAGCAACGCCATGACCTACAACAACAAGGGAGACGATGTGTATGAGAGTGCTGCTAAGCTCTCTCGCATCTTCGAGTCAGGGTGGGCCTCCATTTTGGCGGCGCTCCCGTCGCCGCTGCCGGTCGCCGTGCGCAGGGCAAGGCTCAAGGATGAGTTGCCGCGGCTGCCGGTGGACTTGCAGGACAAAGCGGCCATCATTATGAAAGACATAGGCGGGTGGATCCAGGAGGTGGATGGGAGGGTTGAGGTGGATTTGGACAAGGCCGACGAGGCGACTCTTGACAAGCTCGAGTGGCTGCTCGCTCTCGCCGCCATGAGGAAG GAGGCAGGAGCGCTGGATAATCAAATTTGA